The Malus domestica chromosome 13, GDT2T_hap1 genome includes a window with the following:
- the LOC103451608 gene encoding protein DETOXIFICATION 12-like yields MEESLLLPKYREEQQRSSRNSSSSSSCLTWVSFFEEVKRLGCIAGPMVAVVLSQYMLRFISMMMVGHLGELALSSSSIAISLAGVTGFSLFLGMASALETLCGQAYGAEQYQKLGLLTYTAIFSLNMVCLPLSLIWIYTEEILIFTGQDPAISREAGKYTILLIPGLFAYATLQPLIRYFQTQSLVMPMLVTSFVTFLFHIPLCWILIFKSGLKHLGGALAIGISYWLNVIFLWLYMKFSPACSKTRAPISKDIFHGIGEFFRFALPSAVMQCLEWWSFELLIFLSGLLPNPALETSVLSACLLAISTIYAIPYAFGAAVSTRVSNELGAGNPQRARIATFAAMFLAVAETSITTTTLFACRKVFGYTFSNEKEVIDYVTIMVPLICLSVILDSMHGVLTGIARGTGWQHIGAYINLGAYYLCGIPVAIALAFWVQLRGRGLWIGIQVGAFVQVSLLALVTCCTNWEKQASKARERIFDRSPLEVNALCDKAESN; encoded by the exons ATGGAAGAGAGCTTGCTATTGCCAAAATACAGAGAAGAGCAACAAAGAAGCAGTAGAAATTCAAGCAGTAGTAGTAGTTGTCTAACATGGGTTTCTTTTTTTGAAGAAGTAAAGAGGTTGGGATGCATAGCAGGACCAATGGTTGCTGTGGTTCTATCCCAGTACATGCTGCGGTTTATTTCAATGATGATGGTTGGTCACCTGGGTGAACTTGCACTCTCCAGTTCCTCCATAGCCATCTCCCTCGCCGGCGTCACCGGCTTCAGTCTTTTC TTGGGAATGGCAAGTGCACTGGAAACTTTATGTGGGCAAGCATATGGAGCTGAGCAATATCAGAAACTTGGACTTCTAACGTACACTGCTATATTTTCTCTCAACATGGTTTGTCTTCCTTTATCTTTGATATGGATATACACGGAGGAGATACTGATTTTCACCGGTCAAGACCCTGCGATTTCTCGCGAAGCCGGAAAATACACAATCTTGCTTATTCCTGGTTTATTTGCTTATGCAACTCTTCAACCGCTCATTCGATACTTTCAAACACAAAGTTTAGTAATGCCTATGCTCGTAACCTCTTTCGTCACCTTTTTATTCCATATTCCTCTCTGCTGGATTCTAATATTCAAGTCTGGATTGAAACACCTTGGAGGAGCATTAGCAATCGGCATTTCCTATTGGTTGAATGTGATTTTTCTTTGGTTATACATGAAGTTTTCCCCTGCCTGTTCAAAAACTCGTGCTCCAATTTCGAAGGATATATTCCACGGTATCGGAGAATTCTTTCGCTTTGCCCTCCCTTCTGCAGTAATGCAATG CCTTGAGTGGTGGTCGTTCGAGCTGCTTATATTTCTGTCTGGACTTTTACCAAATCCGGCTCTTGAAACTTCAGTTCTGTCTGCATG TCTTCTGGCGATTTCAACGATCTATGCAATACCCTATGCGTTTGGTGCTGCAGTAAG TACTAGAGTTTCAAATGAACTGGGAGCTGGTAACCCACAACGTGCTCGTATAGCTACTTTTGCTGCGATGTTTCTTGCAGTCGCAGAGACAAGTATAACAACCACGACCCTCTTTGCCTGCCGGAAAGTATTTGGTTACACTTTTAGCAACGAGAAAGAAGTCATCGATTACGTCACAATCATGGTTCCTCTAATTTGCCTGTCTGTCATACTAGACAGTATGCACGGGGTCCTTACAG GTATTGCTAGAGGAACTGGGTGGCAGCACATAGGGGCTTACATCAACCTTGGAGCATATTATCTTTGTGGAATCCCCGTTGCTATCGCGTTGGCTTTCTGGGTTCAGCTTAGAGGAAGGGGCCTTTGGATTGGCATACAAGTTGGTGCTTTTGTGCAAGTCAGTCTGCTCGCTTTAGTAACATGTTGTACAAATTGGGAAAAGCAG GCAAGTAAGGCAAGGGAGAGGATATTTGACAGAAGCCCCCTGGAAGTTAATGCCTTGTGTGACAAGGCAGAGAGTAATTAG
- the LOC103414385 gene encoding protein DETOXIFICATION 12-like, with product MASALETLCGQAYGAEQYQKLGLQTYTAIFSLNMVCLPLSLIWIYMEEILILTGQDPAISREAGKYIIWLIPVLFAYATLQPLIRYFQTQSLVMPLLVTSFATFLFHIPLCWILIFKSGLEHLGGALAIGISYWLNVIFLWLYMKFSPACSKTRAPISKDIFHGIGEFFRFALPSAVMQCLEGWSFELLILLSGYLPNPALETSVLSACLLAISTVYAIPYGFGAAVSTRVSNELGAGNPQRARIATFAAMFLAVTETSITTTTLYACRKVFGYTFSNEKEVIDYITVMVPLVCLSVILDSIHGVLSGVARGTGWQHIGAYINLGAYYLCGIPVAIVLAFWAQLRGRGLWIGIQVGAFVQVSLLALVTCCTNWEKQASKARERIFDRSPPGS from the exons ATGGCAAGTGCACTGGAAACTTTATGTGGGCAAGCATATGGAGCAGAGCAATATCAGAAACTTGGACTTCAAACGTACACTGCTATATTTTCTCTCAACATGGTTTGTCTGCCTTTATCTTTGATATGGATATATATGGAGGAGATACTGATTCTCACCGGTCAAGACCCTGCGATTTCTCGCGAAGCCGGAAAATACATAATCTGGCTTATTCCTGTTCTATTTGCTTATGCAACTCTTCAACCGCTCATTCGATACTTTCAAACACAGAGTTTAGTAATGCCTCTGCTGGTAACCTCTTTCGCCACCTTTTTATTCCATATTCCTCTCTGCTGGATTCTAATATTCAAGTCTGGATTAGAACACCTTGGAGGAGCATTAGCAATCGGCATTTCCTATTGGTTGAATGTGATTTTTCTTTGGTTATACATGAAGTTTTCCCCTGCCTGTTCAAAAACTCGTGCTCCAATTTCGAAGGACATATTCCATGGAATCGGAGAATTCTTTCGTTTTGCCCTGCCTTCTGCAGTAATGCAATG CCTTGAGGGGTGGTCATTCGAGCTGCTTATATTGCTGTCTGGATATTTACCAAATCCGGCTCTTGAAACCTCAGTTCTGTCCGCATG TCTTCTGGCGATTTCAACGGTCTATGCAATACCATATGGGTTTGGTGCTGCAGTAAG TACTAGAGTTTCAAATGAACTGGGAGCTGGTAACCCACAACGTGCTCGTATAGCTACTTTTGCTGCGATGTTTCTTGCAGTCACAGAGACAAGTATAACAACCACGACCCTCTATGCCTGCCGGAAAGTATTTGGTTACACTTTTAGCAACGAGAAAGAAGTCATCGATTACATCACAGTCATGGTTCCTCTAGTTTGCCTGTCTGTCATACTAGACAGTATACACGGGGTCCTTTCAG GTGTTGCTAGAGGAACTGGGTGGCAGCACATAGGGGCTTACATCAACCTTGGAGCATATTATCTTTGTGGAATCCCCGTTGCTATCGTGTTGGCTTTCTGGGCACAGCTAAGAGGAAGGGGCCTTTGGATTGGTATACAAGTTGGTGCTTTTGTGCAAGTCAGTCTGCTCGCTTTAGTAACATGTTGTACAAATTGGGAAAAGCAG GCAAGTAAGGCAAGGGAGAGGATATTTGACAGGAGCCCCCCTGGAAGTTAA
- the LOC103414390 gene encoding sec-independent protein translocase protein TATC, chloroplastic-like, protein MGSTTFASISNLNFIRNHTHSCFDRRGPIRNQRGSVRVHHSRRPGPEVSGLRSRRSLRGDVVCCAVNDDLREKQQESGAEPGVGVGVGSAVEERPSTDLVGGAKEDDGGSSIYNFLYPSQELLPDDKEMTIFDHLEELRQRIFISVVAVGVSMVGCFAYSKDLIVFLEAPVKEQGVKFLQLAPGEFFFTTIKVSGYCGLLLGSPIILYELIAFVLPGLTRDERKFLGPIVLGSSVLFYAGITFSYMVLTPAALNFFVTYAEGVVESLWSIDQYFEFVLVLMFSTGLSFQVPVIQFLLGQVGLVSGDQMLSIWRYVVVGAVVAAAVVTPSTDPLTQVLLAAPLLGLYLGGAWVVKLTGR, encoded by the exons ATGGGAAGCACCACCTTTGCTTCCATTTCCAACTTGAACTTCATCCGGAATCACACCCACAGCTGCTTCGACCGGCGCGGACCAATCAGAAATCAGCGGGGTTCCGTTCGAGTCCATCACTCCAGGAGGCCGGGACCGGAGGTCAGTGGTCTGCGGAGCCGGAGGAGCCTCCGCGGCGACGTCGTTTGCTGCGCTGTTAATGACGATTTGAGAGAGAAGCAGCAGGAGTCTGGCGCTGAGCCTGGGGTTGGGGTTGGGGTTGGGTCCGCCGTCGAGGAGAGGCCTTCTACTG ATTTGGTTGGTGGTGCAAAGGAAGACGATGGAGGAAGTTCAATTTACAATTTTTTGTATCCAAGTCAAGAGCTCCTCCCGGATGATAAAGAGATGACCATATTTGATCATCTGGAAGAGCTGCGTCAGCGAATTTTTATATCAGTTGTAGCGGTTGGAGTTTCTATGGTGGGGTGCTTTGCATATTCGAAAGACCTTATAGTATTTCTCGAAGCTCCAGTTAAAGAACAAGGTGTAAAGTTCCTGCAGCTAGCTCCCGGCGAGTTTTTCTTTACTACCATAAAG GTATCAGGATATTGCGGCCTTCTCTTAGGGAGCCCCATCATTCTGTATGAGCTTATAGCCTTTGTTCTTCCAGGATTAACGAGAGACGAGAGAAAATTTCTGGGGCCAATTGTTTTAGGCTCATCGGTTCTTTTCTACGCTGGTATCACCTTCTCTTATATGGTGCTGACACCCGCAGCCTTGAACTTCTTTGTCACGTATGCAGAAGGTGTTGTGGAATCTTTATGGTCCATTGATCAATACTTTGAGTTCGTACTTGTTCTCATGTTCAGCACAGGCTTGTCGTTCCAG GTTCCGGTTATACAATTTCTCCTGGGACAAGTCGGTCTAGTATCTGGAGACCAAATGCTGTCAATTTGGAGGTATGTTGTGGTTGGTGCCGTTGTGGCAGCTGCTGTGGTTACACCGTCAACGGATCCACTCACTCAGGTCCTTCTGGCAGCACCCCTCCTCGGTCTTTACTTGGGGGGTGCCTGGGTGGTTAAGCTTACTGGCCGGTGA
- the LOC103414231 gene encoding uncharacterized protein gives MGRAEREQLTRTLNHHLNTVHETFQVLDQTAPSTLEKVSWAEVIKMGDQVYKQATILGMLWTGGETPQVRALEENMVSYFNTLQGFLLLSHGSTVGAGPTLASCVHTSVRQVVDTSFKLWKESISLYGARNNDGKLSIPQWVGAVWEACSALKMTPATNITAIGRAMTKVAVSVKDVLREMNELKPASSDPTDESSIEPSTEAEIEPDDDEILSDGDLGNDLSPEEMRVSQLAIAVVSEALVVIKELIRTISGLLKLENSNGSGNLVESLEKLLKMCKEIGIQIDELGACLYPPQEVPAIKAASEKISSFVDDIQSELQNLTGNLEAFCQACDCLKSSLRQLESAAASPSIVDLETSVQNIDMNCQS, from the exons ATGGGCCGAGCCGAAAGAGAGCAACTGACTCGAACTCTCAACCACCACCTCAACACCGTCCACGAGACCTTCCAG GTGTTGGATCAAACCGCACCTTCAACGCTTGAGAAGGTGAGCTGGGCGGAGGTGATAAAGATGGGCGATCAAGTCTACAAACAAGCTACCATTT TGGGAATGCTTTGGACCGGAGGAGAAACGCCGCAAGTTAGAGCACTTGAAGAAAACATGGTTTCCTACTTCAATACCCTGCAAGGTTTTCTTCTGCTTTCGCATGGGAGTACAGTCGGTGCAGGGCctacgctggcttcttgtgtcCATACGTCTGTAAGGCAAGTTGTCGACACCAGTTTTAAGCTGTGGAAGGAATCTATCTCTTTGTAtg GAGCACGGAATAATGACGGGAAACTCTCAATTCCACAATGGGTCGGTGCAGTATGGGAAGCCTGTTCTGCTCTTAAAATGACACCTGCCACAAATATTACAGCAATTGGGCGAGCAATGACAAAGGTTGCAGTTTCGGTGAAAGATGTTCTTCGTGAGATGAATGAGCTTAAGCCAGCTTCCTCAGACCCGACTGATGAATCCTCTATTGAGCCTTCTACTGAAGCAGAGATTGAACCCGATGATGATGAAATTTTAAGTGACGGTgatctgggcaatgacttgtcCCCTGAAGAGATGAGAGTTTCCCAGTTGGCAATTGCCGTTGTGTCAGAGGCTCTTGTAGTGATAAAGGAACTAATTCGCACCATCAGTGGTTTGCTTAAACTGGAAAACTCCAATGGCAGCGGTAATCTTGTGGAATCCTTGGAGAAATTGTTGAAAATGTGTAAAGAAATCGGAATACAAATAGACGAGCTTGGAGCTTGTTTATACCCCCCGCAAGAGGTTCCCGCTATCAAGGCAGCATCAGAGAAAATCTCCAGTTTTGTTGATGATATACAATCTGAATTACAGAATCTTACAGGAAATCTGGAAGCTTTTTGTCAAGCATGCGATTGTTTGAAGAGTTCACTGAGACAGCTCGAATCTGCAGCAGCCTCACCTAGTATTGTTGATTTAGAAACCAGTGTGCAGAATATTGATATGAACTGTCAGTCGTGA
- the LOC103451609 gene encoding protein DETOXIFICATION 14-like: MEKILLIKDEGGEGEGLVRRRQCGAFGGEVKRLGYIAAPMVAVNLSQYFLQIISIMMVGHLGQLSLSSTAIAISFCAVSGFSLLFGMASALETLSGQAYGAQQYKQLGLQINTAIFSLFLVCLPLSLVWIYMGNILVFLGQDPQISHGAGKFARMLLPALFAYAALQPLCKYLQTQSLIIPLLVSSFACLCFHIPFCWLMVFKSGQGHLGAALAIGTSYWLNVILLLLYVKYSAACASTRVPISLELFRGIGEFLRFAVPSAVMICLEWWSFELLTLLAGFLPNPELETSVLSVCLATISSLYTIPESLGAAVSTRVSNELGAGNPQAARLAVGAVMFLTVSEAVLISTTVFATRSIFGYIFSNDKEVVDYVTSMAPLICLAVISNSLHGVLSGIARGCGWQDLAMYVNLGAYYLFGIPVAATLCFWLDLRGKGLWIGIQVGSFLQAALYSVITGCTNWEEKASKARERIFLESSLVG, encoded by the exons ATGGAGAAGATTTTGTTGATAAAAGATGAgggaggagaaggagaaggtcTTGTGAGGAGGAGACAATGCGGTGCGTTTGGAGGGGAAGTGAAGCGGTTGGGGTACATAGCAGCGCCGATGGTGGCGGTGAATTTGTCACAGTACTTTTTGCAAATAATTTCAATTATGATGGTCGGTCATCTGGGCCAGCTCTCTCTTTCGAGCACCGCCATTGCCATCTCCTTCTGCGCCGTCTCCGGCTTCAGTCTTCTC TTTGGAATGGCAAGTGCACTGGAAACTCTCTCTGGTCAAGCATATGGAGCTCAACAATATAAACAACTAGGACTTCAAATAAACACTGCCATTTTCTCCCTATTCCTAGTTTGTCTCCCTCTGTCTCTTGTGTGGATCTACATGGGAAACATACTGGTTTTCTTGGGACAAGACCCTCAAATATCCCATGGAGCCGGTAAGTTTGCGAGGATGCTCTTACCCGCTCTCTTCGCTTACGCAGCTCTTCAGCCTCTTTGTAAATACCTTCAGACGCAAAGCTTGATCATTCCCTTGCTTGTGAGCTCTTTTGCCTGTCTGTGTTTCCACATTCCGTTTTGTTGGCTTATGGTGTTCAAGTCTGGACAAGGACACCTTGGGGCAGCATTGGCCATCGGTACGTCCTATTGGTTAAATGTGATTCTACTCTTACTGTACGTTAAGTACTCTGCTGCCTGTGCAAGTACTCGGGTTCCAATTTCTCTTGAGCTGTTTCGAGGCATTGGAGAATTCTTGCGCTTTGCAGTTCCGTCTGCTGTAATGATTTG CCTCGAATGGTGGTCGTTTGAGCTCCTTACCTTGCTGGCTGGTTTTCTACCAAATCCGGAGCTTGAAACTTCGGTTTTATCTGTCTG TTTGGCAACCATCTCATCGCTGTATACAATACCAGAATCACTTGGTGCAGCAGTAAG CACTAGGGTTTCAAATGAATTAGGAGCCGGGAACCCCCAAGCAGCGCGATTAGCTGTTGGTGCTGTTATGTTTCTTACAGTCTCCGAGGCCGTTCTTATAAGCACAACTGTCTTTGCCACCCGCTCTATTTTTGGCTACATTTTCAGCAATGACAAGGAAGTTGTGGACTATGTCACTTCCATGGCTCCTCTGATTTGCCTAGCAGTTATATCCAACAGCTTACATGGCGTTCTTTCTG GTATTGCTAGGGGATGTGGGTGGCAGGACTTGGCAATGTATGTCAACCTTGGCGCGTACTATCTGTTTGGGATTCCGGTTGCAGCCACATTGTGCTTCTGGTTAGATTTAAGAGGAAAGGGGCTCTGGATTGGAATACAAGTCGGTTCATTTCTGCAGGCAGCTCTTTACTCTGTCATAACAGGTTGTACAAACTGGGAAGAAAAG GCAAGTAAGGCAAGGGAGAGGATATTTTTGGAAAGTTCTTTAGTAGGATAG